The genomic region cacaggcaggcaggggtCCAAGAAGGGCATCTTGGGGCTCAGCCCTGTCTGCTGGTTGTGCAGGCTGGAAAACAgtccaggaaaaaatggaaattgcaCAGGGGGTCCTATACCACCTCCCAAAAGCCTaatccagccctgtccctcatCCAGGTGCCCTCTGCACCAGAccaggctgtgtcctcttgtaCCCTGCAGAACTggtgcctgccctgccaccccctGCTAAGGCTGAACTCAGCAGATCTGTCACGCTGGCCTGCAGCTACATGCTCTGAGCACCTGCAGGGTGCAACAAGGCACAGCCCACCCCACCCAGCTCATGGGGATCTGCgcctctgcacagcccctggggatctggaggcaggggctgctcccggCACAGGAGTACCTGGGCACCAAGCCTCCACCTCTGGCGACAGCTTCATGTAGTGCTcttggaaggaaaggagagacaGGAGACGGGAGAGCTCGAGGTGGGGATGCAATGGAAAGATGTGCTGAGTGAATCGGTGCTGGAGGAGGGGAagtcagagcaggaaaagccaaaagCCACTAGAAGGGGCCTCCCTGTAGCTTGTCacaggagagaaggaggaaggcagggagctgtggcactgaTAACGCCTGCCAGGCttggagaacagcagcagccaagccctctgtgccagcccaggcaccagctgctgccagcgtggctgtgggagctgttATCACCACAGGCAGCTCATGAGGCAAATCCAAGGGGGAGAGCACAGCATGAAGGAACCAGCACCCCATTTCACAAGGCTCTAGTGGGGGCACCACTAGGTGAGGCAGCAATACCGGTTGTGCACATAGGTTTGGTTCAGCACGTGTTCCTCATAGCGCTGCCGGGCAAAATTGCCCCCAAAGCCCAGGAATGTGTTGACGTAGACACGGTACAGGTGGCCAGTGTGCTGCACGTCACAGCCCAGGTTGAATTCTGCCAGCAAGCTCTTAGCAGCCTCGTCCTGCTGACACAGACAGGTCCACgatcagcagcagtgcagggaaggcaggagctgctctcggGGACCAGGCACGCAcctgctgtggggaggagaTGGCTCCGGAGTCGGGCACCTCGTAGGCAATCTGCAGGGAGGCGCCTCCCATGTCAAGGATCCCAACTGTTCGTTTCCGAACCAGGGGCTTCCCCTGGTCCCCGAGCGCTACGGTGACCACTGCATCCTCCTCTGGAACCCACAGCAGCATGTCAGCAAGaggcagggcctggggcagcATCTTCTCCCTTCCACCAtcaccccacagctgcctcaTGGGGCTCCTCTTCCCCTGCAGGCAGACCCCAAGGGCCACCTGCAAGGAtcacctcccagctccaggaaagTTTCACACTTAGGAGTCAGGCACTGCTGCCTACTCCAGAGGTTGATCTTAGCTACAGCACTGGTACAAAGTCCAGCAGGCTCTGCTTAGACCCTCCCAGCTGTTCTACAAGCAGCCAGACTCACCATCCTCGTGATCAAACCGTCCCAGGACAAAGTTGATGCCAATCCATGCATAGACACCTGCACAAGACAGAAAAGGTCATTACAACAACATACCAAAGAGGAACAGGCAGTGCTTTGTGGCTGCTCCTACCTTCCTGCTTCCCTGAGATCACTTCTGCATGTGATTTGGAGAAGAGGAAATCAAACTCCAGGGGCACATTTGTCACCAAGTCTTCCAGGATTGCAGCTTGCTGCCTGCAAGGGTGCGGGAGAGGGACAGATGCTGATGCTGGTGGAGACACCAGGAATCACACCGCGCTACAGACCCCGTTCAACCCCAcaagttctgctgctgcagtcagcATGTTTTGGAGATGAAAAATAGATCTATTTGTTTGAGATCCTCAGTCAAAAGCATCTCCTCTCAGCATGCTCAAACCCTAATTCTGCATCCCTTGCCACTCTCCCTACAACGTGCCGTTTCCTTTTCCAACTCCCCCCCACGATTCTCCCGCAAGCCCCTAGAGCAGGCAGCTGTCCAGCTCCTCCCCGGGGCTGAGCGGTCCCAGCGCACCGCGGCTCGCCTGACCAGGGCGGCGAACTCACCGCTCGGGCAGCAGCCGCATGCCCGCCGTGCACAGGATGTACAGCGGCGTCTCCTTGTGCTTCCGCGGCGGGACGTGCGCGGCCGCGAACCGCAGCAGGGGCCGCAGGTACGGCGTGGCCTGCTCGGGGGCTGCCGCGGTCACCGAGATGCCTGGCGGGGAAGGCACCGTGAGCCAGCCCGCCCCGTCCGTGCCGGGGGGCTCGGGCTCGGAGAGGGGCAGCACGCACCGGGTTTAATTTTCTTGACGACGGGGCGGCTGCTCCGGTCCCTCATCTGCCGGATGTCCAGCAGGTCGTGGGGGTTCCCGTTGTGCGGGGGCCAGAAGTAGACGAAAACGCGGGACCCGCTGCTCCCGCAGTCCACCACCACCCCGTAATTAAGGGACGAGTCCTCGGTGTCCGTGGCTGTCAGCTCCTCCGCCCGCGCCAGGTACCTGTGGCACGGCGGCACGGCGGCTCAGCCCCGGCGGCTCAGCCCCGGCGGCGGCCGTGACCCCGCTCCCGGCACCCAGTCCCGCTCACCTGTCGTCCCGCCGGGaggcgcggggcggcgcggcccAGCGGCGGGGCACGGCggccgccagcagcagcagcagccccaagAGGAGAGAGCgagccccagcacagccggGCGCTGCCGCGGCCCCGTGCACGGTCCCACCGAGCGCCACGACAGGCAGAAAACGCTGACCCTGAGGGTAGAGACCACTGCTGAGCACCGGCACCGCGCCGGCCTCGGCCCCGAACCCCAGGCGCGGCCGCACTCACCTGGCCATGTGCGCCCGCTGCCGCCAGCCCGCGCATCGCCGCTGCGGGCACCGCCGCCGGCACCGGCGGACACGTCaccggccgccgccgccgccgccgcgcccgccaGCGGAGCCCCGCCCCCGCGCCACGGTGGCCAATCGGCTCCGCCCGCCCTGCTGAAGCCACGCCCATGCTGCCCGACGGCCAATCGTCCTGGGCGGGGCGCGCCCCCTCGCGCAGGCGGGGGCGGTGCCCGGCTTCGCCCTTGCTCCCGTGTCCGACCTTCGCCGGGAGGCGGCGCGCGCAGGCTGCCAGCCAATCGCGGGCGCCCAAATACACAGCTCGCTCCGACGTCCGGAGTGGCGGACTCGCCCGCCAATGGCGGCTCTTCAGTCCCCCGGAGAGGCGGGGCGAGCGAGCCAAAGGTCGCGGGCGCGCCGGCCAATGCGCTGCGCGATAGGGCGGGACGCGAAGTTGAGACAGCCAATGGGCTCCTAGGGTCGGCAGGGCGAGCAGTCTCGGCGGCCAATGGGCAGCGCGCCCGAACGCGCCAGAGGAAGCGGCCGGCCAGTGGCGGCGCCCGAGCCGCGGCGCCGGCGGCCAATTAGCGCGGCGTGCGTGGGCGGCACGCGGCCCGCCTAGCCAATGGGCGCGCTTcaggggcgggcggcggccaATGGGCGCCGGGGAGGGGCGGGAcggcgcggggcgcggcgggcgcgggccggggcggcggcggcggcggcggcggcggcggcggcgcgaTGGAGCTGGGGGCGGGAGCTGGGGCGGGCGCGGGCCCCGGCGCGCGGGGCGGCGCGGAGTCGGGCCGcgtcctgctgctgctgatgggcggcggcggcgcgggccgggcgcggcggggcggcgcggaGACGGAGGTGGCGCCGGGTCCCGGTCCCGGCCCGGGGGGCCCCGAGCCGCGGTCCCCGCCCGCCCCCGACTACGAGGCGCTGCCGCAGGGCGCAGCCGTGTCCACGCACATGCTGGCGGGCGCCGTGGCCGGCGTCATGGAGCACTGCGTGATGTACCCCATCGACTGCGTCAAGGTGCCGGCGGCGCGCGGGCGCGGGGAGGGACGGGGGCCGGCGCGTCCCACCGGGAGCCCCGGGCACGGTCTGACGAGCCGCACGGCCGGGCCCGCCCTGTTTTGCAGACGCGgatgcagagcctgcagcccgAGCCCGCCGCTCGCTACCGGAACGTGCTGGAGGCCCTGTGGCGCATCGCCCGCACCGAGGGCGTCTGGCGGCCCATGCGCGGCCTGAACATCACGGCCACCGGCGCCGGGCCAGCGCACGCCCTCTACTTCGCCTGCTACGAAAAGTTAAAAAAGACGCTGAGCGACGTTATCCACGCGGGGGGCAATAGCCATGTGGCCAACGGTACCGGCCCCGGCACGCCCGGGGGGGAGCGGGGTGGGAGCGGCCCGTGTGGCGGTAGGGCGGTCCCGCCGCGGGGTCGGGGTGCCGCGGGTGTCCTAAAGCCCTGTGCTCTCTCCAGCCATGAGCCAGCCGCACGGTGCCGGGCACGGGGACGCTCCGCGCCTGCCGGCGCTGCTGCCGGGTAGCCGGCCTGAAGCAGGTCGGTGGCCCTGGCTCGGAAGGATGCTGGTGGACgggagctgcctgcagacaAGCTGGGACTGGCCGTGGCCCCGTGGGTCGGCAGTGCCAGAGCTCGCCCCAGGAGTGCCATGTGGTTTCGGAGCCCGTCTCGCCATGGTGCCCATTACCCGTCTCCAGGACCCGCCACAGTAGGGGGAGCATGGGgctgaggggagagcagggcacGTTCCGCCCTTGGCAGGCGTGCAGCGAGTGCCAGCGGGACATGGAGACACTCACCATGGGCCTCCCTGCCAGCGGGTGGCATTGGCCTGTCCCCCCAGGAGTGGGCACAAATGAGTCCCGGTCACCCCATGGGACATGGCAGCCCGTCACAATCTTCCCCCTCTCTTCCTGTATCTCACTCTGGGTGGGAACCCCTGAGGACCAACCTGCCTTTTGGAAGGGAGATGGAGGCCGCCTTCAGATCTCACCTTTTTCATGGGCCTCCTCCTGTGCCTTGGCCGGGGacttggggctgggctggagtcCCAGGGTCCCTCACCTTTCCCCCCCTCACATGTGGCAGTTCTTGTTTTGCAGGTGCAGCCGGGTGTGTAGCAACGTTGCTCCACGATGCAGCCATGAACCCTGCTGAAGGTAATGATGGTCCTGGCCTGCCGGGGAGGGACAGTCAGGGTCTGCCCAAGACTCTTGGGTCCCCTCTGTAGCACAGAGAGAGCTCTTGTTCTTGCCTGACTGCAGGGGTTCTTTGGGGGCCCATGGCTCCAGTTAGGGACTCTGGTGGCTGCCTGTTGTGGCAGGGTGGGTAGAAGAGATTAACTCGGGAGCACAGCAAACCACAgttcaggaggagctgggagggagggcaTGGGCCTTTCATCCAGGAGTTTGGCTGGGGACTGTtacctggagcaggagagaagggaagagagatgTGACTGGCACTGCCAAAGTCATTCTGAGCGTGTGGAAGCTGAGCACTGCTGTATTGAGATCCAGGGAAGAGGTGGTACAGTCGTGGGCCTGTGTTCAAGAGGAGAATTAAAAGAGTGGGGTATAAAAACATGCTAGACAAGTTGGGAGAAGGGAGATCTTGTGAAATGTCTGGAAGATGCTGATTTCAATGAGCCTGGTATATATGAAAAGGTTATAGGGAGTTAGTAATTTTACTGAGTCCATGGAAATggtgggagaaggagaagcaatGAGGAAAGGCCAGTCATGAAGGtacttttcccttttaaaaccGGAGGACTTGTGACAGTGCAGGCTCCAGCTGATGTGGGCACAGATCCTGCCTCCCCATGCCATTCACTGCATGACAGGGGCCctgaggagcaggcagctgccagaCCATTGTCATGGAGCTTCTCTTGTCATGACTGTAGTAGTTCAGCACCACATCATTTTGAGCTCCTTGTGGTCACATTGAGATAGGAGAGGTAGAACAGtggcaggctgtgctctggaTTCCCCTGTCCCACTCCTGGATGGTTTAGGGGGGATTTGCCTCTGAACCTTGCCTGGAGTGGCTGCATTTTAGCAGTGGCTGCTAACAGTTCCTGGCTAGTGGACTCTGCAATGAGCTGTGGTTATTCTGGGCTGCAGTGGAGGTGGCAAGGATGAGGAAACACTGGTTGCTCAGGAGCAAGGGTGGAGCTGGACTGTAAGCAATGGGATATCAGGATATTCCCTGAGGCTGTGGCATGTGAGTGGTGATGTCTGTGTGGCAGTGATGTCTCAGCAGATTTAAACAACTGCTGTCCTGTCTGGAGACATGTGGACACTGGTGGCTCGAGTTGTCTCTCTTCAGCTCTTAGGCCAGTGTCACCAAACTCCAAGCAGTTGCAGGAAGCCTGGCTTTGTGTTTacccttctctctcctctccccctccgTGCCCgggtcctggctgctgctgcctgtccccagtgGTGAAGCAGAGGATGCAGATGTACAACTCGCCTTACCAGCACGTGATGGACTGTGTGCGGGCTGTGTGGCGCAACGAAGGGGCCGGGGCTTTCTACCGCAGCTACACCACCCAGCTCACCATGAACATCCCCTTCCAAGCCATTCACTTCATGACCTACGAGTTCTTGCAAGAGCAGCTGAACCCCCACAGACAGTACAACCCGGGCTCCCACGTGGTCTCTGGAGCCTGCGCGGGGGCCGTCGCTGCTGCCGCCACGACGCCTTTGGACGTTTGCAAAACGCTGCTCAACACCCAGGAGTCCCTGGCCTTGAGCTCCAACATCAGCGGACACATCACAGGCATGGCTAATGCCTTCAGGACGGTGTACCAGGTGGGCGGTGTGCCCGCCTACTTCAGAGGGGTCCAGGCCAGAGTCATCTTTCAGATGCCCTCCACGGCGATCGCCTGGTCTGTTTATGAGTTCTTCAAATACATCCTCACCAAGCGCCAGGAGGAGCGTCGGGCTGGCAAGTGATGCAGAGCCAAACGCCGTTCCAGACCCGTCTCACATCCCCTCCTGGTGTGTCTTCTGACCCCTCTCCCCTTCGGTTTGGTTTGTGTTGAAGAGAGGGGGCAGCGAAGCCCTTTGGGGTTTAGCGATGCCGTTTTTGCCTgtggctctggcagccctgcccaggctgcacaGCTTGCTCTCTGCTGGGCTTCTCCGCGatgtccctgggagctgcagcccaggtcacctgccctggcactTTGGTGGAGCTGTGCTCCCGACTTCCCTTAACCACAGCATCTCACGCAAaactcagccctgctcagagggaAGGTGAATGTGCTGCCCTGCCTCGAGCAGGGCCAAGCTGGGCTCGCAGTCACCGAGGAGGGGGTGGCAGCGGGGTGCTGGGGGCTTTGTGTGGCTTTTGGCTGAAGCACAGTGTAAGTCTTGGCCGTTGTCTCGTAGCACGCACACGTGATGCTGACTGCCCccgtggtggtggtggtggtggtgggcgAGGGGAGGATGGCACTTGAGGAGGGAGCCTGTAGGTTTGTTCTTGTTCCTGCTCTTGACACCTCCAATAAAAACAGTTCTGCTCTATCCTCATGTCCCATTCCTACCTCCAGCATGGCCCAGCTGCCAGCGCTGTGCCTTTCTGACTGTGTCTGGTGCTGAGCTCTTTTGATGGAtgccagagcaggggaggggagagcagtctgggggtggtggtgggagAAGGGGACCTGTGTGGCCCAGTCACCTTGGCAGCATGCAGGGATGAGGGTGCCCCCATCCCCTCTGGCTCATGGTCCATCACTGAGATTTATGTTCCTTGGCAAAGTAGTCCCACACTCTCAGTCTGACTGGGGGTCCTCAGGATGCTTCCAAATTGCTCCAAATTGAGATGTTGGCAGGTGGGGTTGTGTGTCAGGAACAGCACAGGAATTTGGTGCTGAGTGAGGCTGGTAGGCTTTGTGCACCTCATATAGGAGATCTGGGGCTTGGAAGAGATTTTGCCCCGTAAGTCTGAGTAATTAGACTGGTTTGATGCTTGATGAGCGTCTCAAAATTGCTCAGAGTGCTAATGTCTTTTCCAATCTAGTGGTAAGTAGtagaataacttttttttttaacatgttaGTTGTCTTGATACCAGTTTATTTTAGGGTCCCACCCAGCTGTGGAGCTGTGAGCTGAGCCTCATTGTGCTGACCTGCGCAGAGCAGATCTCTGGGTTTCTTGAACAAGGTGCTCATGGGTGATGCCTGAACTCTCCCAGTGCCTTCAGGTGTGGCATGTGTCCCACGGAGGCATGCCCAAAATAATTCCCTGGAGGAAATGCATTCACAGCTGTGGTATGTGCTGCCAGTGGGTATCTGGGTCagatcagagctgctgcagaggatcTGCTGGCCTGACCTGCCCAGAAGACTGCTGGAGTGGGCTATGGTGAGGACAGAGGGGATTTCCTGTGGCTGGAAAAGCCGCTGGGTGAACAAGAGGATCTGCTGCCCTCAAGCCAAGCCCTCAGTGGCTTTGGCTCCACCACAACTTGATGAAAGGGACCCCTGCACTTCAGGGCTGGGTGCTTGACCCCCTGCCcaagcccctgcccagccctgcatccaCCTTTCCCTTACACATCTCTCTTGCCCTGGCTCCTCGAGGTGGTGAGGGAGGCTGAATGACCACCTGTGGGATTTTTGATGGCTGCCTGGCAGGtctgggtgtccctggcacagagcagccacagccactgctctgcagcctgggtcCTCCTGGTTGTGTGCTGTGcccatcctctgctccctggcatGGCCTGCAAGCTCCTGGTCCCTGCTTTTTCTGCACAAGCAGAAGGATGAGAAACTCCTTAAAGACACAAAAGCTGCAGGAGGTCAGGAAATTGAAGTTTTCCTACTATTTCAGGAGCTGGGACTTTAAGAAATAATCTGAGTATTGCAAGAtttggcagccctgcagctcctccacccAAGGGGGAGAAGCAGAGATGGCTGGGAGAGACCAGAGCCAGGATTGGGTTGGAGGGCAGGCACTAGACTGCAGTTTGCAGAAGATGGCTACAATGGGCGTTGTCAGGATGGGtctgtgcccaggagctgaAGGCTgttggcagcagagctgcagctttgcctTTAGCCCTCATCACACACTGGGGCAATGGCAAACCCCATGGAGGGAAGGCATAAACAGACTGGGGCTGGGGCAAGATCCACACTGTTAAATCCATCAGCTGCTGGAAGAAGCTCTATAAATGTCAGTGGATGAAGGCATGATTGAAAGTGTCTCTAGGATGTTTTCCAGGAATAAGAACCCACAgaagtgctggggagggagtgAGACCCCCAGGAACAGGGAGATGATAAGTCAGCACAGCCCAGAATGCTGCTGTGTGAGCACTTGGCCTAAAGCGTtcccctggcaggggcacagccttTCTGCTCTCACACAGGGCGCTGtgccagcctgcccagcagcagctgggtgtttcacagggcaggcagcagcagcgctgcagggaatggcactgcctgctctgggcttggccctgcagggacagtaGAGCTGCCGTGGGGATCCCACGTATCCCTTGGGCCAGGCCACAGTGGCCAGGAAaaatgtcctgctgctgccatgtcTGAGCTGAACGCCTGACACAAGCTaagggctggctgtggcagtttgctgctgctgcccagctctgccagggtgGGGGTGTTCCCTTGCCAGACAGACTGGTTCCTCTGGCACCTTTGGCATGACGAGGTGCCTGGAGGCAATGGAGTTATTGGCTGGTTCAGCTGTGGCCCCTGCCTTTCCAAGGTCTGATAATGCCTCTCAGTGTAGCCACGCTGCTCTGGGTCTGTCCTATGGCCTCCTAGGTATTTGGCTGTGCTTCGAGGGAGATCTCTCCTCCTACAGCCTCTTCTGAGTAAAGAGACTATTTTTGGCTTTCTAGCAAGGAAGcagtgctcagcccagcagagatTTGGAAGCaatcccttttcctttcacCTCCCTGCAGGATCCTCAGTCAtatccagcacaggcagggattTGCTGCCTTGCCCTCCTGTGTCCAGCTGCCCCTTGAGCCCTGTCCTGGTGTGTTCTgggtggggacagccctgcagcccctgaccAGGCAGACCAAGCACCATtggcctggccctgctccaggtgacagGTCCGGGGCTGTGCTATGGCACAAGCCCAAACTATTTCAGACAGCTTGAGgttgctgtgccaggagcagctcaggagcccCCAGCTGCCTTCCTGGGGTAACTGGAgatggctgcagccctgcaggttaagggcagagctgggctgagggaaGCTGGGGGCTCAGGGTTCATCTTACTCAGAGAAAGAAGGGGAGGGGATCTCCCCAGTGTCTGTCCCGCACcttcagctggggctggggggctcctgagctgctcctgccttgggcCCCACACAGGCACTGGGGTCCCAGTGCTCAGAGGGGTTTGTCAGCCCAGCttgggggcaggcagggggacaggagCACTGCCCTGGAAaccacatccctgtgctctgccagcaccctgggctgccctgagctttcctgccccacagcccctctgcagtGGGTGCCTGACAGCCCTGCTCGGTGGGAGGAGGCGGCTGGAGCCCATGGGGAGCACAGAGATGGGctcccagcctccctgcagccccagcccagcctggctctgggattcctcagggctgtgtcagACCCCAATAAAGCTGTACAAGTTCTCATGACCTCCCGGCCTCGCAGCAGTGCTGAACACAAGCGCTGGGGCTCCTGGACACAGAACAGACTTTGCCTCTGGTGGGCTGGGAAAGCCCCTCCTGAGCCACATCACTGCCTGGCAGAGGCATCTCCAGGCTGGACTGGtcccagcctgcctggctctgtccaAGCATGGACAGGGAGTAGCCTGAAAGGCTATCTCCCTTTCTAGGCAGGGAATTTACCCTGAAAGATAGAGCTGAGGCTGAAAACCTTCTCTCCTGTCTATAGAGAACCACTAACAGAACCTATCCCctaggctgggctgggacagctctgggcaTGTTTGCTCTCTTGGGGAGATTCTGGGTGAACACCCATACTTAGTGCAGGCTTCTGTGTCAAATTCCCTCAGCAAGGGATGGCAGAGCGGCATCCTGGCTGGAAGTGGGGTGTGGGCAGATGGCCTGTTGCACTGGGGAGGTGACAGAAGTGGGGAAGGAagtgctcctgggctggatgggagtggcacaggggtggcagcaggagtcACTCTTGCAAGCATCCTCACATGGGTGAGGTCAGCTCAGCCACGCTGTGACACTGGAGCTTGGTCTGGGATGATCctcaaaagcagctgaagcaaTGACTGTTCCCGGGGATTGCTGGAGGCTTCAGCCCTGATCTCCCCGACCCAGCATGTCTGCAGATATTGCACTGGCAGCCAGAGTCAGCCCCAGAGAAAGCCTGCAATGCCCCCCGGGGCAATACAGCTTTGGGACTGACATAGGAGACTCCTGGCACGGCTAGGTGGGTGCCAGGAGGAATGGAAATCCAAGCACCTTTGGATGTGCGTTAGACCTGAGCAGTGTCACCTGGAGCATTGCCAAGGGCTATAAAAAAGGTGGGGAACTGGGCCAAAACTGGGCTGTGCCTCAGTGTGGGACACAGCTCCCTCTGGTGAGGATGCAGCTGCGACAGGCACCGGGCGCTGGACACCTACAGCCATCCTATGTCCTTGGGCAGGAATTTGCAGGGAGGGGTCGCCAAGCAGTGTCAGGGCACCAGGAATTTTAGGGGGGCTCCTGGAATTAGGTGAATTGCAtcattttggggcaaaaaaaaaaaaatcagagctgaAAGTCTGCTGGGTCTCTCACAGAGACTGGGTGCTCCTGCTCACCTAAAGAACACAGCAAAGCATTGCTCGCTAGCAAGGGAGCTGCACGGTGCCTAGAGAAGGGAAAGGACACTGGCCttgtccccagctctcccctcgCGGCGGGCACGGGTGGGTGCCTTTGCAGCGTGCACGGCCCCGGTGATGCTGCGCGGTGCAGCGGGGCTCGGGACGCCGCAGCTCCCGCAGGGCTGTGCCGGTGGGCAGACACCGCCTGCCCGCAGCCCACGAACCCGGCCCAGCCTTCCCTTGTCCGCTCTGTCCCGCTGcccctcccagcagggacagcacaccCCGCCCCGAGGCTCTCCGAGCCTTGTAGGGGAACTCGGGCACCCCAAAgcgagcccagcccagccccgcgggATGGCGGGGACAGCACGGTGTCTGCCACCCCCTGTGCCCGGGCGCTGGCCGATAGATGGCGGTGGCGTATCTCCTTGGGGACAGGCCCCGGGAGcaagtgtccctgtccctgctggcagcccgGGGGAGCGGAGCATCCCGGGCAGCACCCGGCACCCCGCTGGCCCGGCACCGCCCGCCTGCAGCAACCCCGGGCGCGGAGAAAGCTCGTCCCGGGGAAGTGTctgtgggttttatttattgCCTAGGCGGAGACACTGTTATGATGGCACCGGGAAGGGCTCTGGCAGGACACAGGGGCAGCTCTGACCTCCAGCAGCACTCTGTTCCGGAGGGGACAAAGATTCAGCCCCCTCTGTGGACAGGTCACCTGGATCCTTTGTTGAATCAGAGTGAATCCTTCGTGGGTCACCGGGATCCCTGTTGGCAGCACTGTGCCTGATCTCAccactgcaggagaaggaatCAGCTGGAACATGCAGGTGCTGTCACCCTGCTCAGCCAGGTGCAGTCATCCTGTGATGCACTGACTCACCCACGCAGGGGAGGCGGCTCCCTGCCCCTCGTGCTGCAGCCATGTGGTGGGAGAAAGCCTCGCTGGAGGCTCCACAGCACAACTAACAATGTTTTAATTACCTGATCCGTGGCTGGCAACAGTGTACCTTGGCACTGGAGAGTTCTTATGTGGCAACCCCATGTTGCCGTTGCCAGGAGGAGcttccagcatctccagcacCTGAgggccccacagagccccagtgGCCAAGCAGCCccggcagctcccagctcaggggctggggtCGCTGCAGTGGgaagctcagcagagcaggagctgacacTCAAATAGAAGAGCAAGAGCTGGGCACCGCACTAGCAAACAGCTGGGTCCCCAGGCTCCCAacccaggcagcaggaggtggcTCTGACCAGGCTGGAGTAGATGGGACCAGGACTCAGTGATGACTGCCCAGATCCACAagcagcctgagcagcctcACTGGGAGCAGGCATCTCCCTTTGCACCCAGGTGAACTACTTGCTGATGGCTGCAGGTGGGTGGTGGGGACAGAAGGATGAAGGATAAGAAGGGGAGGGAT from Camarhynchus parvulus chromosome 6, STF_HiC, whole genome shotgun sequence harbors:
- the ENTPD7 gene encoding LOW QUALITY PROTEIN: ectonucleoside triphosphate diphosphohydrolase 7 (The sequence of the model RefSeq protein was modified relative to this genomic sequence to represent the inferred CDS: inserted 1 base in 1 codon), which translates into the protein MRGLAAAGAHGQGQRFLPVVALGGTVHGAAAAPGCAGARSLLLGLLLLLAAAVPRRWAAPPRASRRDDRYLARAEELTATDTEDSSLNYGVVVDCGSSGSRVFVYFWPPHNGNPHDLLDIRQMRDRSSRPVVKKIKPGISVTAAAPEQATPYLRPLLRFAAAHVPPRKHKETPLYILCTAGMRLLPERQQAAILEDLVTNVPLEFDFLFSKSHAEVISGKQEGVYAWIGINFVLGRFDHEDEEDAVVTVALGDQGKPLVRKRTVGILDMGGASLQIAYEVPDSGAISSPQQDEAAKSLLAEFNLGCDVQHTGHLYRVYVNTFLGFGGNFARQRYEEHVLNQTYVHNRLHNQQTGLSPKMPFLDPCLPVGLEDTVVRGGQTLYIRGRGDWQACAKLLQPLLTGSNGSHVSLVETYKAPIDFSNSEFYGFSEFFYCTEDVLRLGGQYSAPTFTSAAQEYCRQRWEVLTQRFRGGLYSAHADQHRLKYQCFKSAWMYQVLHEGFQFPVDYPSLRTAQLVYDREVQWTLGAILYKTRFLPLRDLRQESIRQAHPSWLRLSFVYNHYLFFACILVVALAIVLYLLRLRRIHRRQLRXAQHTLLWLDKVVVPLGQGSVP
- the SLC25A28 gene encoding mitoferrin-2, which codes for MELGAGAGAGAGPGARGGAESGRVLLLLMGGGGAGRARRGGAETEVAPGPGPGPGGPEPRSPPAPDYEALPQGAAVSTHMLAGAVAGVMEHCVMYPIDCVKTRMQSLQPEPAARYRNVLEALWRIARTEGVWRPMRGLNITATGAGPAHALYFACYEKLKKTLSDVIHAGGNSHVANGAAGCVATLLHDAAMNPAEVVKQRMQMYNSPYQHVMDCVRAVWRNEGAGAFYRSYTTQLTMNIPFQAIHFMTYEFLQEQLNPHRQYNPGSHVVSGACAGAVAAAATTPLDVCKTLLNTQESLALSSNISGHITGMANAFRTVYQVGGVPAYFRGVQARVIFQMPSTAIAWSVYEFFKYILTKRQEERRAGK